A window of the Planococcus citri chromosome 4, ihPlaCitr1.1, whole genome shotgun sequence genome harbors these coding sequences:
- the LOC135843364 gene encoding uncharacterized protein LOC135843364, translating to MTFLLNFSIFLGLDEINFDSEEFQPVDVIQEVTNAGPPNETSLNAMILELETPRNSTVEPQMETQMEPQAGPSNVNVVPEPQIVEPQATGNHFVEAPRLNRTVDQFRFPLRHSYLKADGVTKGFLTHNDPRAMCVDYELGFNSPCMSTRCWFYNSHFWSIHKDLMETIKVRFEGGMVNINVIQVHPQFKILFPFTYQNYVDLKRNIIRFGPSYDECYLWLPTRSLETSPLRHRSNV from the exons ATGACTTTCTTGCTg aatttctcaatttttctaggtttagatgaaatcaattttgatagtGAGGAATTTCAGCCTGTAGACGTTATCCAGGAGGTGACAAATGCTGGACCACCAAATGag ACAAGTTTAAATGCTATGATCCTTGAGTTGGAAACACCAAGAAATTCCACAGTGGAGCCCCAGATGGAGACTCAGATGGAGCCCCAAGCAGGACCATCGAATGTAAATGTTGTACCAGAGCCTCAAATTGTTGAACCACAAGCAACTGGAAATCATTTtgttgag GCTCCTAGGTTAAATAGAACTGTTGATCAATTCAGATTTCCACTACGACATTCATACTTGAAAGCTGATGGTGTTACGAAGGGATTCTTAACACATAATGACCCTAGGGCCATGTGTGTTGATTACGAATTAGGCTTTAACAGCCCATGTATGTCTACACGGTGCTGGTTTTATAATAGCCACTTTTGGTCTATTCAT aaGGACTTAATGGAAACAATAAAAGTTCGGTTCGAAGGAGGTATGGTGAATATTAATGTAATTCAGGTCCATCCGCAGTTTAAGATATTATTTCCCTTTACTTATCAAAACTATGTGGATCTCAAAAGAAATATCATTAGATTTGGGCCATCCTATGATGAATGTTACTTATGGTTACCTACAAGATCACTGGAAACGTCACCATTg agGCACCGTTCAAACGTTTGA